One Paenarthrobacter aurescens TC1 DNA window includes the following coding sequences:
- the mfd gene encoding transcription-repair coupling factor (identified by match to protein family HMM PF00270; match to protein family HMM PF00271; match to protein family HMM PF02559; match to protein family HMM PF03461; match to protein family HMM PF04851; match to protein family HMM TIGR00580), which produces MSLNGLRRALAEDKTFARVRTEAQRSFNDRNADYQISAPQGMRAVLLAEMADALAAVGADGAGAPVVLAVTATGREAEDLTAALASYLPAESVATFPSWETLPHERLSPRSDTVGRRLSVLRRLTHPETSTTAPLRVVVAPVRAVVQPIVAGLGDLVPVTLQVGQERSFTEVVRALSDAAYARVDMVTHRGEFAVRGGILDVFPPTEDHPIRVEFFGDEVDQMRWFAVADQRSLSAPGIHHPTELHAPPCREILITASVMSRAAKLKADMPAAADMLEKIAGGIAVEGMESLAPVLVDAMVPFVDQLPAGSLSVVIEPEKVRTRAHDLAATNEEFLEAAWSTASDGGAAPLDLSSQASTDLHAASFRSLTDTRSAALEHGVSWWSITSLASDEDLVLDIDVLNMRAREPRGYQGDVAEMLEFIGSRVREQWRVVVVTDGPGPAQRLAELFHDAEIPCSRVDSLDKEPQPGIIEVTTAAVGRGFVLDGLKLGLLTEADLLGRATASSTKDMRRMPSKRRNAVDPLQLHAGDFVVHEQHGIGRFVELIQRKVAGTSSSDAGLREYLVLEYAPSKRGAPGDRLFVPTDQLDQVTRYVGGDAPALSKMGGADWASTKSKARKAVKEIAGELIRLYSARMASRGHAFAPDTPWQRELEEAFPYVETPDQLTTINEVKADMEREIPMDRLVSGDVGYGKTEIAVRAAFKAVQDGKQVAVLVPTTLLAQQHYETFTERFSGFPLRVKPLSRFQSSKEAKETAEGVKSGAVDVVIGTHRLLSKDFQFKDLGLVIVDEEQRFGVEHKEALKKMRTNVDVLAMSATPIPRTLEMSLTGIRETSTLATPPEERHPVLTYVGPYTNKQTSAAIRRELMREGQVFFVHNRVSSIERIAAQIRELVPEARVEVAHGQMSESRLEKIIVDFWEKRFDVLVCTTIIETGLDISNANTLIVDGADKYGLSQLHQLRGRVGRGRERAYAYFLYPSEKPLGEVALERLKAVAAHNELGAGMQLAMKDLEIRGAGNLLGGEQSGHIQGVGFDLYIRLVGEAVAEYRGEAEEKAAEMKIELPVNAHLPHDYVPGERLRLEAYRKLASAITYEAIDEVLAELVDRYGEPPLPAQNLIAVARFRVGAREAGLSDVALQGNFIRFSPAQLPESKTMRLNRMYPGSQVKPALDAVLIPKPKTARIGGRDLQDAEILQWANNVIEAIFAEVPVKAG; this is translated from the coding sequence ATGAGCCTCAACGGTCTGCGCCGCGCACTGGCGGAGGACAAGACTTTTGCGCGTGTTCGCACGGAGGCGCAGCGGTCCTTCAACGACCGGAACGCCGACTACCAGATCAGCGCCCCCCAGGGGATGCGCGCGGTGTTGCTGGCCGAAATGGCCGACGCCCTGGCTGCCGTTGGTGCTGATGGCGCGGGCGCTCCTGTGGTCCTCGCCGTCACCGCAACCGGCCGTGAAGCCGAGGACCTCACCGCGGCGCTCGCCTCTTACCTCCCCGCAGAGTCCGTGGCCACGTTCCCCAGTTGGGAGACGCTCCCCCATGAGCGGCTTTCGCCACGCTCGGACACCGTGGGCCGCCGGCTCTCCGTCCTGCGCCGTCTGACGCACCCCGAAACCTCGACGACGGCCCCCTTGCGTGTGGTGGTGGCTCCGGTCCGCGCCGTGGTCCAGCCCATCGTTGCCGGCTTGGGTGACTTGGTGCCGGTGACATTGCAGGTGGGACAGGAGCGTTCCTTCACCGAAGTTGTCCGTGCCCTGTCCGACGCCGCGTATGCCCGCGTTGACATGGTGACGCACCGCGGCGAGTTCGCGGTCCGCGGCGGCATCCTCGACGTTTTCCCACCCACGGAGGACCACCCCATCCGCGTGGAATTCTTCGGCGATGAAGTGGACCAGATGCGCTGGTTCGCCGTGGCGGACCAGCGCTCGCTGTCCGCACCCGGAATCCACCACCCCACCGAACTGCACGCCCCGCCATGCCGGGAAATCCTGATCACCGCGTCCGTCATGTCCCGTGCAGCCAAGCTCAAGGCAGACATGCCTGCCGCGGCAGACATGCTCGAGAAGATCGCCGGCGGAATCGCTGTTGAAGGCATGGAATCATTGGCACCTGTTTTGGTGGATGCCATGGTGCCGTTCGTGGATCAGCTCCCCGCCGGTTCGCTTTCCGTGGTCATCGAACCGGAGAAGGTGCGCACCCGCGCGCACGACCTCGCAGCGACCAACGAGGAGTTCCTGGAAGCTGCTTGGTCAACGGCGTCCGACGGCGGTGCGGCGCCCCTTGACCTCTCATCCCAGGCGTCCACCGATTTGCACGCTGCCAGCTTCCGTTCGCTCACCGACACCCGCTCGGCCGCCCTGGAACATGGCGTGTCCTGGTGGTCCATCACCTCGCTCGCCTCGGACGAGGACCTGGTCCTGGACATCGATGTCCTCAACATGCGTGCACGCGAACCTCGTGGCTACCAGGGTGACGTGGCTGAAATGCTGGAATTCATTGGCTCCCGCGTCCGCGAGCAGTGGCGTGTGGTGGTGGTGACCGATGGTCCCGGACCCGCCCAGCGCCTGGCTGAGTTGTTCCACGACGCCGAGATTCCCTGTTCCCGCGTTGACTCGCTGGATAAAGAACCCCAGCCGGGCATCATCGAGGTGACCACCGCCGCCGTCGGACGTGGTTTTGTCCTGGACGGCCTCAAACTGGGCCTGCTGACCGAAGCCGATCTGTTGGGTCGCGCCACGGCGAGCTCCACCAAGGACATGCGCCGCATGCCGTCCAAGCGACGCAACGCCGTGGACCCGTTGCAGCTGCATGCCGGCGACTTCGTGGTGCATGAGCAGCATGGCATCGGCCGGTTCGTGGAGCTCATCCAGCGCAAGGTGGCCGGTACGTCGTCCTCCGATGCCGGGCTGCGCGAGTACCTGGTGCTGGAGTACGCGCCCTCCAAGCGCGGTGCGCCGGGTGACCGGCTCTTCGTCCCAACGGATCAGCTGGATCAGGTGACCCGCTACGTCGGTGGAGATGCGCCGGCGTTGAGCAAGATGGGCGGCGCGGACTGGGCCAGCACCAAGTCCAAGGCACGCAAGGCCGTCAAGGAAATAGCCGGAGAGCTGATCCGGTTGTACTCCGCCCGCATGGCGTCCCGGGGCCACGCTTTCGCACCCGACACCCCGTGGCAGCGAGAGCTTGAGGAAGCGTTCCCCTATGTGGAGACACCGGACCAGCTGACCACCATCAACGAGGTCAAAGCGGACATGGAGCGGGAGATCCCCATGGACCGGCTGGTCTCCGGCGACGTGGGCTACGGCAAGACCGAAATCGCCGTCCGGGCTGCCTTCAAAGCCGTCCAGGACGGCAAGCAGGTGGCGGTCCTGGTGCCCACCACCCTGCTCGCACAGCAGCACTACGAAACGTTCACCGAGCGTTTCTCCGGCTTCCCTCTGCGCGTGAAACCACTGTCCCGGTTCCAGAGCAGCAAGGAAGCCAAGGAAACCGCCGAAGGCGTCAAGAGCGGCGCTGTGGACGTGGTGATCGGTACCCACCGGCTGCTGTCCAAGGACTTCCAGTTCAAGGACCTGGGTCTGGTGATCGTTGACGAGGAGCAGCGCTTCGGGGTGGAGCACAAGGAAGCGCTCAAGAAGATGCGCACCAACGTGGACGTGTTGGCCATGAGTGCAACGCCGATTCCCCGAACACTGGAAATGTCGCTCACGGGCATCCGGGAAACGTCCACCCTGGCGACGCCGCCGGAGGAACGCCACCCCGTGCTGACCTACGTGGGCCCGTACACCAACAAGCAAACCTCCGCCGCGATCCGTCGTGAACTCATGCGCGAAGGGCAGGTCTTCTTTGTCCATAACCGCGTCTCATCAATTGAGCGCATCGCCGCGCAGATCCGCGAGCTTGTCCCCGAGGCCAGGGTGGAAGTGGCACACGGCCAGATGTCCGAGAGCCGCCTTGAGAAGATCATTGTGGACTTCTGGGAAAAGCGCTTCGACGTCCTGGTCTGCACCACCATCATTGAGACCGGCCTGGACATCTCCAACGCCAACACCCTGATCGTGGACGGGGCCGACAAGTACGGCCTCTCGCAGCTCCACCAGCTCCGAGGCCGTGTTGGCCGTGGCCGGGAGCGTGCCTACGCGTACTTCCTGTACCCCTCGGAGAAGCCCTTGGGCGAGGTGGCCTTGGAACGCCTCAAAGCCGTGGCAGCGCACAACGAGCTCGGCGCCGGCATGCAACTGGCCATGAAGGACCTGGAAATCCGTGGCGCAGGAAACCTGCTGGGCGGTGAGCAGTCAGGCCACATCCAAGGAGTGGGCTTCGACCTCTACATCCGCCTGGTGGGAGAGGCTGTGGCCGAATACCGCGGCGAGGCCGAGGAGAAGGCAGCCGAAATGAAGATCGAGCTGCCCGTCAACGCCCACCTGCCACACGACTATGTGCCCGGCGAAAGGCTCCGCTTGGAGGCGTACCGGAAACTGGCATCCGCCATCACGTACGAAGCCATCGACGAAGTCCTGGCGGAACTCGTGGACCGCTACGGCGAGCCCCCGCTGCCGGCCCAAAACCTCATTGCCGTGGCCCGCTTCAGGGTAGGTGCCCGCGAAGCCGGCCTGTCCGACGTCGCACTCCAAGGCAACTTCATCCGCTTCTCGCCGGCGCAACTGCCCGAGTCCAAAACCATGCGCCTCAACCGCATGTACCCGGGCTCGCAGGTGAAGCCTGCCCTGGATGCGGTGCTGATTCCCAAGCCCAAGACGGCCAGGATCGGTGGACGCGATCTGCAGGACGCCGAGATCCTGCAATGGGCCAATAACGTCATTGAAGCGATTTTCGCTGAAGTACCTGTAAAGGCTGGCTAA
- a CDS encoding putative membrane-bound metal-dependent hydrolase (DUF457) (identified by match to protein family HMM PF04307), with protein MGWYPLDSTGILIGAMATAGTALVVDWDHRHSTIANSLPPLSNVIAVGIEKASGGHRQGTHSLLGASAFVVLAAMAAQFQMVTPVGKLSIGAGLLCMFMINLAAKALNLFPKSGWITNWLFALVMAGLVTWFAPDQWGWLPLSMLTGVVVHIVGDMITVGGVPLLWPIVIKPPKFLRKSMIRGIWRPNGAFSIPLLGRAGSRREWLVLIPVSGYAMVGMGAAAWTLAQQHWPGVLAALGGVVQLP; from the coding sequence TTGGGTTGGTACCCGTTGGACTCCACCGGGATCCTGATCGGCGCCATGGCGACGGCGGGAACTGCTTTGGTGGTCGACTGGGACCACCGCCACAGCACCATCGCGAATTCGCTGCCGCCGCTGTCCAATGTGATTGCCGTGGGGATCGAAAAAGCCAGCGGAGGGCACCGCCAAGGGACACACTCGCTGTTGGGGGCTTCCGCGTTTGTGGTGCTCGCAGCCATGGCGGCCCAGTTCCAAATGGTGACGCCGGTAGGCAAGCTCTCCATAGGAGCCGGGCTGCTGTGCATGTTCATGATCAACCTGGCGGCCAAGGCGTTGAACTTGTTTCCAAAGTCCGGCTGGATTACCAACTGGCTGTTCGCTTTGGTGATGGCCGGCCTAGTGACGTGGTTTGCGCCGGATCAATGGGGTTGGTTGCCGCTGTCCATGCTCACCGGGGTGGTGGTGCACATTGTGGGGGACATGATCACTGTCGGCGGGGTGCCGCTCTTATGGCCCATCGTCATCAAGCCACCCAAGTTCCTGCGGAAATCCATGATCCGGGGGATTTGGCGGCCCAACGGAGCCTTCTCCATCCCGCTGCTGGGGCGGGCCGGTTCCCGCCGTGAATGGCTGGTCCTGATACCCGTCAGTGGTTACGCCATGGTGGGCATGGGAGCTGCGGCGTGGACGCTGGCGCAACAGCATTGGCCTGGGGTTCTTGCAGCCCTGGGCGGAGTCGTGCAGCTGCCGTAA
- a CDS encoding hypothetical protein (identified by Glimmer2; putative) translates to MSKNATSAPIERENNLGTSIVLFLVMIVLFLGAIYSLSFLTLDNPWPMAVCLGLFALAFWIPQTIFGRSDSAGES, encoded by the coding sequence ATGTCCAAGAACGCCACAAGCGCCCCCATTGAACGAGAGAACAACCTGGGCACCAGCATTGTGCTGTTCCTGGTGATGATCGTGCTCTTCCTGGGTGCCATCTACTCGTTGTCGTTCCTCACCCTGGATAACCCTTGGCCCATGGCAGTCTGCCTCGGCCTGTTCGCCCTCGCTTTCTGGATCCCGCAGACCATTTTTGGCCGCTCAGATTCCGCCGGCGAAAGCTAA
- the deoC gene encoding deoxyribose-phosphate aldolase (identified by match to protein family HMM PF01791; match to protein family HMM TIGR00126), translated as MSNEAVAPANIANIASYIDHTLLKPEASEADVLKVCAEAIEYKFKSVCVNPVWVKTVTKALKGSGVLTCSVIGFPLGATPSDVKAFEARGAVLDGADEIDMVINMASARANDKGALVDDIRAVSEPVHAGEAILKVIIETSMLTDEQKVIACEAAVEAGADFVKTSTGFNGGGATVEDVALMRKTVGPDLGVKASGGVRSLADAQAMIAAGATRIGASSGIAIVKGEQGSSAY; from the coding sequence ATGAGCAACGAAGCCGTCGCCCCTGCAAACATCGCAAATATCGCCTCCTACATTGACCACACTCTGTTGAAGCCGGAGGCCAGCGAGGCTGACGTCCTCAAGGTGTGCGCCGAGGCTATCGAGTACAAGTTCAAGTCAGTATGCGTGAACCCCGTGTGGGTTAAGACCGTCACCAAAGCCCTCAAGGGTTCGGGCGTGCTGACGTGCTCGGTGATCGGGTTCCCGCTGGGTGCCACTCCCAGCGACGTCAAGGCATTCGAGGCCCGCGGAGCTGTGTTGGACGGCGCGGATGAAATCGACATGGTGATCAACATGGCCTCCGCCCGCGCCAACGACAAAGGTGCGCTGGTGGATGACATCAGGGCCGTATCCGAGCCTGTTCACGCGGGTGAAGCCATCTTGAAGGTCATCATCGAGACGTCCATGCTGACAGATGAGCAGAAGGTCATCGCCTGCGAAGCGGCCGTGGAAGCGGGCGCTGACTTCGTCAAGACCTCCACCGGATTCAACGGCGGAGGCGCCACCGTTGAAGACGTTGCCTTGATGCGCAAGACCGTCGGACCGGACCTGGGGGTGAAGGCCTCAGGCGGAGTGCGCTCCCTCGCCGATGCACAGGCTATGATTGCTGCTGGTGCAACACGTATCGGAGCGAGTTCCGGAATTGCGATCGTCAAAGGTGAACAGGGTTCATCTGCCTACTAA
- a CDS encoding pyridine nucleotide-disulphide oxidoreductase domain protein (identified by match to protein family HMM PF07992), which translates to MSAIPSASSLHIVIAGAGPAAQSLVRRLAGGSDSRQRAFHGTITVLSNRDECPDALLELAELPQVSIRFGQAASFIDSDAKIVTTVDGMEFSYDQLVIATGSAPTLPPVAGSESGLSYSTIDDAANIGEAVKEVTRIVGRRPLGILVGNGPAAGQAEAVLRARGVRPVRTTLRPTAVVPSTAAPGGLLPASGILFEDGSSMKGDLVVLAEERTARNDLAESAGLTTAPDGGIAVGRDLATSVPGIWAIGDAASCDGLRLGLLLSAESSAMLCASGLLLGAGKEDQQALIAA; encoded by the coding sequence ATGTCCGCCATCCCGTCCGCATCTTCCCTTCACATCGTCATCGCAGGGGCAGGTCCCGCGGCCCAGTCTTTGGTGCGGCGACTTGCCGGAGGATCCGACTCCCGGCAACGCGCTTTCCACGGAACCATCACCGTGCTCAGCAACCGCGACGAGTGCCCGGACGCCCTGCTGGAACTCGCAGAACTCCCCCAGGTCTCAATTCGCTTCGGGCAGGCGGCCAGCTTCATTGACTCCGACGCGAAAATAGTCACCACCGTGGACGGCATGGAGTTCTCCTACGACCAGTTGGTCATAGCAACCGGTTCTGCCCCGACCCTCCCCCCGGTGGCGGGCTCCGAGTCGGGCCTCAGTTACTCCACCATCGACGACGCCGCTAACATCGGCGAAGCGGTCAAGGAAGTCACGCGCATTGTGGGCCGCCGCCCCCTGGGGATCCTGGTCGGGAACGGACCAGCGGCTGGCCAGGCCGAGGCTGTGCTGCGGGCCCGCGGAGTCCGCCCCGTACGAACCACCCTCCGCCCTACCGCCGTCGTTCCTTCCACCGCCGCGCCAGGCGGCCTGCTGCCGGCGAGCGGCATCCTCTTCGAAGACGGCAGCAGCATGAAGGGCGATCTGGTGGTCCTGGCCGAGGAGCGCACAGCCCGCAATGACCTCGCCGAAAGTGCCGGACTCACAACAGCCCCCGACGGCGGTATTGCAGTGGGGCGCGACCTCGCCACATCCGTCCCGGGCATCTGGGCGATTGGCGATGCCGCATCATGCGACGGACTTCGCCTGGGCTTGCTCCTTTCCGCCGAGTCCTCTGCAATGCTGTGCGCTTCAGGCTTGCTGCTGGGTGCGGGCAAGGAAGATCAGCAGGCGCTGATCGCCGCCTAA
- a CDS encoding hypothetical protein (identified by Glimmer2; putative): protein MTRSSNVDQLNILIGEWETTVPERDVQGRTTFEWLESGGFLIQRSTVQQPDYPDSISVIGATGSDGALQQHYFDSRGVARIYDVVLKDNVLLIFRDGPDWPQRFVGHVSEDGNTIHARLERGTYPGGPLEHDFDMVYSRVRAR, encoded by the coding sequence ATGACACGCTCATCAAACGTGGACCAATTGAACATCCTGATCGGCGAGTGGGAAACCACCGTTCCGGAGAGGGACGTGCAGGGCCGGACAACGTTCGAGTGGCTGGAAAGCGGCGGCTTCCTGATCCAGCGCTCCACGGTTCAACAACCGGACTACCCCGACTCGATCAGCGTCATCGGTGCAACAGGCTCCGATGGGGCACTGCAGCAGCACTACTTCGATTCACGAGGCGTCGCCCGGATCTACGACGTGGTGCTAAAGGACAATGTCTTGTTGATATTCCGGGATGGCCCGGACTGGCCCCAGCGATTCGTGGGCCATGTGAGCGAGGACGGAAATACCATCCACGCCCGCCTGGAACGGGGAACCTACCCCGGGGGTCCGCTGGAGCACGACTTCGATATGGTGTACAGCCGGGTCCGGGCACGTTAG
- a CDS encoding riboflavin biosynthesis protein RibD (identified by match to protein family HMM PF01872) produces the protein MGPPEGIAIVSASLSPLASFGLRRGKEHQGGSCHDGRMSRVTCDLTVSLDGFVAGPNQRAEEPLGDGGELLHRWMFEDPEANAPEIEGILAAGAFIMGRNMFAGPGPSVWDKGWRGWWGDEPPYHAPVFVLTHHQHEPLEMEGGTSFHFVTDGIESALARAREAAGDRDVAIAGGAQTARQFLSAGLMDELRLHIAPMILGGGERLLDGVGDVKLEQAEVRGTGLVTHVRYLVVR, from the coding sequence ATGGGTCCTCCTGAAGGTATAGCCATAGTGTCCGCCTCGCTGAGCCCTTTGGCGAGCTTTGGACTTCGACGGGGGAAGGAACATCAGGGTGGTAGCTGTCATGATGGGCGCATGAGCCGAGTCACATGCGATCTGACTGTTTCACTCGATGGATTTGTTGCTGGCCCCAACCAGCGCGCGGAGGAGCCGTTGGGCGACGGCGGAGAGCTGCTGCACAGATGGATGTTTGAAGACCCGGAGGCGAACGCACCTGAGATCGAAGGGATTCTCGCGGCCGGTGCCTTCATCATGGGGCGGAACATGTTTGCTGGGCCTGGTCCCTCGGTATGGGACAAGGGCTGGAGGGGATGGTGGGGCGACGAGCCGCCTTATCACGCACCTGTCTTTGTCCTTACGCACCATCAGCATGAGCCGTTGGAAATGGAAGGCGGGACCAGCTTCCACTTCGTAACCGACGGCATCGAATCGGCGCTGGCCCGAGCCCGGGAAGCTGCCGGGGACCGGGATGTGGCCATTGCCGGGGGAGCACAAACCGCACGCCAGTTCCTCTCAGCCGGGCTCATGGACGAGCTGCGGCTTCACATTGCACCCATGATCCTGGGCGGTGGCGAGCGATTGCTCGACGGTGTGGGGGACGTGAAGCTGGAACAGGCCGAGGTGCGCGGAACCGGCCTGGTCACGCATGTGCGGTATCTGGTGGTCCGCTAG
- a CDS encoding transcriptional regulator, ArsR family (identified by match to protein family HMM PF01022) has product METLTQAPVLARFGYAVSDATRARILLALSDASSYPSDLADSLGVSRQSMSNHLTCLRGCGLVVAVPVGRRSRYELADARLGHAIKDLIGVVLAVDPACCAPDGECFA; this is encoded by the coding sequence ATGGAGACACTCACTCAGGCGCCTGTGCTGGCCCGGTTTGGCTATGCGGTGTCGGATGCGACCCGCGCACGGATTCTTCTTGCCCTCTCTGACGCCTCGTCCTATCCCTCGGATCTGGCTGATTCGTTGGGGGTGTCGAGGCAGAGCATGTCCAATCATCTGACGTGCCTTCGCGGCTGTGGCTTAGTGGTGGCGGTTCCTGTTGGGCGGCGGAGCCGGTATGAGCTGGCGGATGCCAGGCTTGGTCATGCGATCAAAGACCTGATCGGCGTGGTTCTGGCCGTGGACCCGGCTTGCTGTGCGCCGGATGGGGAGTGCTTCGCATGA
- a CDS encoding putative cation efflux family protein (identified by match to protein family HMM PF01545): protein MTVVMNAAVSDRRTVLSRRIRLFAAATITYNVIEAVAALWAGGVADSSALIGFGLDSVIEVTSALALSWQFSAKDPERREHLTLRIIAVSFFVLAAFVTVDAVRSLLGAGEAQHSTPGIVIAALSLAIMPVLSWAQRRAGRELGSRTAVADSKQTLLCTYLSAVLLIGLVLNSTLGWWWADAGAALVIAGIAVREGINAWKGEACCAIPDADHGHANSCCAECGSDAVAVTVAAELGTKPAER, encoded by the coding sequence ATGACGGTAGTGATGAACGCAGCGGTATCGGATCGCCGAACGGTCCTGAGCCGCAGGATCCGGCTGTTCGCTGCAGCGACCATCACTTATAACGTCATCGAGGCGGTCGCGGCGCTCTGGGCCGGAGGGGTCGCGGATTCCTCGGCGCTGATCGGCTTCGGACTGGACTCGGTCATTGAGGTGACCTCTGCTCTGGCGTTGTCTTGGCAGTTCTCTGCCAAGGATCCGGAGCGGCGTGAGCACCTGACGTTGCGGATCATAGCCGTCTCCTTCTTCGTCTTGGCTGCGTTCGTGACCGTGGACGCTGTCCGCTCACTCTTGGGGGCGGGGGAGGCTCAGCATTCAACGCCGGGCATCGTTATCGCTGCGTTGAGTTTGGCGATCATGCCGGTGCTGTCGTGGGCTCAGCGACGTGCCGGGCGTGAGCTCGGTTCCAGGACCGCCGTCGCCGATTCCAAGCAGACCTTGCTCTGCACGTACCTTTCCGCCGTTCTGCTGATCGGCTTGGTCCTAAACAGTACCCTGGGCTGGTGGTGGGCCGATGCCGGCGCGGCGCTGGTCATTGCCGGAATAGCCGTCCGCGAAGGTATCAACGCCTGGAAGGGCGAAGCTTGCTGCGCCATTCCGGACGCCGATCACGGCCATGCGAATTCCTGCTGCGCCGAGTGCGGATCGGATGCTGTGGCTGTCACTGTTGCCGCGGAGCTTGGAACAAAGCCGGCCGAACGATGA
- a CDS encoding putative DSBA-like thioredoxin domain protein (identified by match to protein family HMM PF01323): MSAVISGRRVRIAIWILLGAIVGAGAIWYAVLTANKPAPAAPLAAAEARLVREDSHRVTSPAMEKAQLVEFLDFECESCLAAEPLVEELKKEYGDRITFVHRYFPLPGHRNSGAAALAAEAAAQQGRYQEMAAKLFATQSEWGEKQTSQAAQFRTFAQEIGLEMDQYDAAVADQASKDRISRDVADGKALGVTGTPTFFLNGKKLTLNTEAQFRQLLDDAVR; this comes from the coding sequence ATGAGCGCAGTCATTTCCGGTCGAAGGGTCCGCATCGCGATCTGGATCCTCCTCGGCGCAATCGTTGGTGCGGGAGCGATCTGGTACGCAGTGCTCACCGCCAACAAGCCGGCTCCGGCTGCCCCACTTGCGGCCGCTGAAGCTCGGCTTGTCAGGGAGGACAGTCACCGGGTGACGAGCCCGGCCATGGAGAAAGCCCAGCTGGTGGAGTTCCTGGACTTCGAGTGTGAATCCTGCCTCGCCGCTGAGCCTCTGGTGGAGGAGTTGAAAAAGGAGTACGGGGACAGGATTACGTTCGTCCACCGCTATTTCCCGCTGCCCGGACACCGAAACTCAGGCGCCGCTGCACTGGCCGCGGAGGCTGCTGCCCAGCAGGGTAGGTATCAGGAAATGGCAGCGAAACTCTTCGCGACACAAAGCGAATGGGGCGAAAAGCAGACCTCCCAGGCAGCGCAGTTCAGGACCTTCGCCCAAGAAATCGGCCTGGAGATGGATCAGTACGATGCCGCGGTGGCAGACCAGGCCAGCAAGGACCGGATCAGCCGGGACGTCGCCGACGGGAAAGCGCTCGGCGTGACTGGCACGCCTACGTTCTTCCTGAACGGAAAGAAGCTCACCCTGAATACCGAAGCCCAGTTCCGCCAGCTCCTCGACGACGCCGTGCGCTAA
- a CDS encoding putative SOS mutagenesis protein UmuD (identified by match to protein family HMM PF00717), giving the protein MGVIVGPRVIDAGFSLMSVLLAPIPVAAGYPSPAQDYFDGRIDLNEHLIKDVTSTFVVRVTGQSMEGAGISDGDELIVNRALEPKDGSVVVAVLDGELTIKRLRVTPSGVILQADNPKYPDIRVPALSELTIWGVATTCLHHI; this is encoded by the coding sequence GTGGGCGTGATAGTCGGCCCCCGCGTGATAGATGCGGGCTTCTCCCTAATGTCAGTACTGCTGGCGCCTATACCGGTGGCGGCGGGGTATCCGTCACCTGCGCAGGACTATTTTGATGGCCGCATCGATCTCAATGAGCACTTGATCAAGGATGTCACCAGCACTTTCGTGGTGAGGGTGACGGGTCAGTCCATGGAGGGCGCCGGGATCAGCGACGGCGACGAGTTGATCGTCAACCGGGCCCTCGAGCCCAAGGATGGGTCCGTCGTCGTGGCTGTCCTTGATGGCGAGCTGACCATCAAGAGGCTGCGCGTCACGCCGTCAGGTGTAATTCTGCAGGCGGACAATCCCAAGTATCCGGACATTCGCGTTCCGGCGTTGTCTGAGCTGACCATCTGGGGCGTCGCCACCACGTGCCTGCATCACATCTAG